The Tessaracoccus aquimaris sequence ACGCCTTGACGGGGTCGCCCGCGAAGCCAGCGAAGGTGACGTCGAAGATGTCGAACGAGGTCAGGGGGGAGTCGACGCGCTCGGCTTTGACGTCGCTCGGCAGCGAGCGCGCCTCGGTGAGCGTGTCGCCCCAGAACTGGTCGAAGTCGTCGGGCTCAAGCACCTGGGGCCGGTAGTTGCGCAGCTCATCCAGGGTCATGTCGGTGCGTGCCACGGGGGAGTTCCTCTCGTCAGTGGGCGTCGGTGCCGCTGGGGGCGGTCGAGTCGAGCACTCTCAGGAGTGGAGCGTAGTGCGCCTCGACTGCCTCGCGATAGGCCTCCAGGTTCCCGGCGCGCGCAGCGTCGAGCATGTCCTGGTGGGCGCGGACGGTGTCGTCCATGTCGCGCGGCGTCGGGACCCCCAGCCTCGGGCCGACCAAGGTGTAGACATCCCAGAAGGCGGCCACGAGTTGCCGGTACAACTCGTTGCCGATCAGGCTCGCGATCTGCAGGTGGAACTCGCGGTCCTCCGACGCGAAGTTCTCCTTTCGCTCACCCTTGATGGCCATTTCCCGGCATACCGTGCTGAGTTCGCTGGCCTCCTGCCCGGTCAAATGCGCAACGACTTGGGGCGCGATCGCCAGATCGAGGGCCAACCGCACCTCGACGACGTGGCGGAGCGTCTCGAAGTCGCGGCCGGGGAGCACGACGCCCTTGAAGGTCAGTCCCTCCACCAGCGGACGCAGGGACATCTCGCCGACGAACATGCCGGTCCCGTGCCGCACCTCGATGATGTCGAGCGTAGCCAGCGTGCGAATGGCCTCCCGGAGGTTGGCCCGCGAGACGTCCAGGAGTTCCGCGAGTTGGGCCTCCGTCGGCAGGGGATCGCCCGGCTTGAGGCCACGGGAGATGATCAACTCCTTCACGGCGTCGATGCTCTGGCGCAGCCGTAGGGGTTCACGAATTCTCGCCATTTTCACTCCCTGGTGTTGACTGATGACCCTATTGTGGCAGAGTATTCGGATATCAGATGTCTGATAACCCCCGAGATTTTCGTGTCAAGGAGACTCAATGATGAATCCCACCCCGGTGCCCCGACGGGATCTGTTCAGGTACGCGGGCGCCTTCGGAGCCGCCGCCGCGTTCACCGCGACCCTTTCGGCCTGCGGCAAGCAGGCGCCGATCAGCACCCCGCCCGCCACTGCCGGCTCAG is a genomic window containing:
- a CDS encoding FadR/GntR family transcriptional regulator, with the protein product MARIREPLRLRQSIDAVKELIISRGLKPGDPLPTEAQLAELLDVSRANLREAIRTLATLDIIEVRHGTGMFVGEMSLRPLVEGLTFKGVVLPGRDFETLRHVVEVRLALDLAIAPQVVAHLTGQEASELSTVCREMAIKGERKENFASEDREFHLQIASLIGNELYRQLVAAFWDVYTLVGPRLGVPTPRDMDDTVRAHQDMLDAARAGNLEAYREAVEAHYAPLLRVLDSTAPSGTDAH